The following proteins are encoded in a genomic region of Hyla sarda isolate aHylSar1 chromosome 3, aHylSar1.hap1, whole genome shotgun sequence:
- the AHSG gene encoding alpha-2-HS-glycoprotein produces MKLLLVLAPLLIGCSGVSLPQPGRVVNCDDAEVHEAAIAAVQHVNDHHKHGYKYALNRVENVNVHSLASGEIYILELDLLETKCPSLSPTPLELCAVRPVIEQAVEADCDFKIQKQSGIFTVVGAQCKSELDSAENIRRICPNCPFLAPMNDTQVVHAADVSLHKFNGGNSTAFYLLHEIGRGSIQSGISNSVHIEFVIAASNCTKDDANSGLFACVEETGDSAHYGACSGSVVKNQGAIDEDVVVQCTVYEPQPRKVAQAGAPQIPLASPQTNGFQSRFHHNLRFSNLGPHSSESNSAEHHLLAAHTKQIVKRSLTGEPVPPNVPTLPLCPGRKIHF; encoded by the exons ATGAAGCTGCTGCTAGTTTTGGCTCCGTTACTCATTGGTTGCTCTGGGGTATCTTTACCTCAGCCTGGTCGGGTTGTAAACTGTGATGATGCAGAAGTACATGAAGCAGCTATTGCAGCCGTTCAGCACGTAAATGACCATCACAAGCATGGATATAAGTATGCCTTGAACCGGGTTGAGAATGTCAATGTGCACTCTTTG GCATCTGGAGAAATTTATATTTTGGAGTTAGATCTCTTGGAGACAAAATGCCCATCTCTGAGTCCAACGCCCTTAGAGCTCTGTGCCGTGAGGCCAGTAATCGAACAG GCAGTGGAAGCTGACTGTGATTTCAAAATCCAGAAACAAAGTGGAATCTTTACAGTTGTAGGTGCCCAGTGCAAATCTGAACTAG ATTCCGCAGAAAATATTCGCAGAATTTGTCCTAACTGCCCATTCCTGGCGCCTATGAATGATACCCAGGTTGTCCATGCAGCTGATGTGTCCCTTCACAAATTCAATGGTGGGAACAGCACAGCATTTTACTTACTCCATGAGATTGGCCGAGGAAGTATTCAG TCTGGCATAAGCAATTCCGTACACATTGAGTTTGTTATTGCAGCAAGTAACTGTACTAAGGATGATGCCAATTCTGGACTTTTTGCATGCGTGGAGGAAACTGGAGATAGTGCT CATTATGGAGCTTGCTCTGGATCAGTTGTGAAAAATCAGGGAGCAATAGATGAAGATGTTGTGGTGCAATGCACAGTTTATGAACCTCAG CCTAGAAAGGTGGCACAAGCAGGAGCACCGCAAATCCCATTGGCATCTCCACAGACTAATGGTTTTCAGTCACGTTTCCACCATAACCTCCGTTTTTCCAACCTGGGTCCCCATTCGTCTGAGTCCAACTCTGCTGAACATCATCTCCTGGCTGCTCATACAAAGCAAATTGTTAAGCGGTCACTTACTGGAGAACCTGTACCACCCAATGTACCAACTCTCCCCTTGTGTCCTGGAAGGAAAATACACTTTTAA